Proteins co-encoded in one Brassica oleracea var. oleracea cultivar TO1000 chromosome C4, BOL, whole genome shotgun sequence genomic window:
- the LOC106339603 gene encoding cytochrome P450 76C3-like, translating into MELSIIPAVCTVLFFLVTFFLFSTARTRRDPNYGGNSQGSLPPGPPGLPLVGNIFQLGFNPHRSLAVFSKTYGPIMSLKLGRLTAVVISSPEAAKEALKTHDHVMSARTFNDPIRAFDHHKHSVVWIPASARWRFLKKIVVQNLLSPQNLDGIQSIRMKKVEELVSLVNTFCERGEAIDMARASFVTSFNIISNALFSVDLATYSSNSSSFEFHETVVHLMEICGKPNAGDFFRLLRFLDLQGSRKESTLCIEKLFRVFHEFIDDRVTKRLSQTAASSNDMLDALLDIKQQNQEEITINDMKHLFLDLFVAGTDTNSSTIEWAMTELLRSPDKMVRAQSEIRQVIGENGVVQESDIPRLPYLLAVVKETLRLHPPAPLIPRKSESDVQIFGFFVPKNSQVLVNVWAMGRDSSVWENPMKFEPERFLLREIDVRGKDFELLPFGSGRRMCPGISMSLKTMPVVLASLLYSFDWKLQDGVVPGNMDMSEVFGLILHKAKPLCVVPIKKPTSSS; encoded by the exons CTCGGAGGGACCCCAACTACGGCGGCAATAGCCAAGGCTCACTTCCGCCGGGTCCGCCGGGACTCCCATTGGTGGGAAACATATTCCAACTCGGCTTCAATCCTCACCGTTCACTTGCTGTCTTTTCGAAAACATATGGACCTATAATGAGCTTAAAGCTTGGAAGGTTAACCGCAGTGGTTATATCTTCACCAGAAGCAGCTAAAGAGGCACTTAAAACACACGACCATGTCATGTCTGCTCGAACCTTTAACGACCCGATCCGAGCCTTTGACCATCATAAACATTCCGTTGTTTGGATTCCTGCATCGGCTCGTTGGAG GTTTCTGAAGAAGATAGTAGTGCAAAATTTGTTGTCACCGCAAAACCTAGACGGTATCCAATCCATAAGGATGAAAAAGGTGGAGGAACTTGTGAGCTTAGTAAACACATTTTGCGAGAGAGGAGAGGCTATTGACATGGCTCGTGCTTCCTTCGTCACATCTTTCAATATAATCTCGAATGCTCTATTTTCTGTTGATTTGGCCACGTATAGCTCTAACTCGTCGTCTTTCGAGTTCCACGAAACGGTGGTTCACCTTATGGAGATCTGTGGGAAACCCAACGCAGGAGACTTTTTCCGGCTTCTGAGGTTTCTTGATTTACAAGGAAGCCGAAAAGAGTCAACGCTCTGCATAGAGAAGCTATTTAGGGTTTTCCACGAATTCATTGATGATCGTGTAACCAAAAGATTGTCTCAGACAGCGGCGTCGAGTAACGATATGTTAGATGCCCTTCTCGATATTAAACAGCAAAACCAAGAAGAGATCACCATTAATGATATGAAGCACTTGTTTCTC GATTTGTTTGTTGCTGGCACGGATACAAACTCTAGTACAATAGAGTGGGCAATGACGGAGCTACTCCGTAGCCCGGATAAAATGGTCAGAGCTCAGAGTGAGATACGACAAGTGATAGGTGAAAACGGTGTCGTTCAAGAATCTGATATTCCAAGGTTACCTTACTTGCTAGCAGTTGTGAAAGAGACTCTTCGTTTGCATCCTCCAGCTCCTTTGATCCCTCGAAAATCTGAGTCTGATGTCCAAATCTTTGGTTTCTTCGTTCCAAAGAACTCTCAG GTTCTCGTGAACGTTTGGGCAATGGGACGAGACTCGAGCGTGTGGGAGAATCCAATGAAGTTTGAGCCAGAGAGGTTCTTGTTACGTGAAATCGATGTAAGAGGCAAAGATTTCGAGCTGTTACCATTTGGATCCGGAAGAAGGATGTGTCCGGGAATCTCAATGTCATTGAAGACAATGCCTGTGGTGCTTGCCTCTCTTCTCTACTCCTTTGACTGGAAACTTCAAGACGGTGTCGTCCCTGGAAACATGGACATGAGTGAGGTCTTTGGTCTTATTTTACATAAAGCCAAACCTCTCTGCGTTGTACCCATCAAGAAACCTACATCATCGTCTTAG